A region from the Schistocerca serialis cubense isolate TAMUIC-IGC-003099 chromosome 1, iqSchSeri2.2, whole genome shotgun sequence genome encodes:
- the LOC126483898 gene encoding RNA-binding protein 25-like, with product MADDKGKPTNSVDDGDDTVVKSYPLRSRTGTGRPDSRMERTADDDGVRDVSSQQSSSQQAGENSMVEMMRIFFQEREQEKLEREAYKLQKQRDREQEKLEREAYKLQKQRDRQEREQKEREKERETERKWFDLNTMIGTIKNRLDNIDANLEARIRTVTVEYISELSSKVNERIEGILQKVDACESTVSNVHKDIKVQIESCQAVTTEVSKKSTEVGAKVNKLADNVVTLQGQVNDLTQALSEINIEKRVNDAAGNNLYNLK from the exons atggcagatgacaaaggaaagccgacaaacagtgtggatgacggtgatgacacagttgtcaagtcatatccactacgttcgcgaacaggcacaggcagacccgattcgcgaatggagagaacggcagacgatgatggtgtgcgtgacgtatcgtcacagcaatcatcgtcacagcaagcgggagaaaattcgatggttgaaatgatgagaattttttttcaagaaagagaacaggagaaactggaaagggaagcttataaattacaaaaacaacgtgatagagaacaggagaaactggaaagggaagcttataaattacaaaaacaacgagatagacaagaaagggaacaaaaagaaagggaaaaggaacgggagacagagcgaaaatggtttgacctgaataccatgattggtacaataaAAAAtcggttagataatattgatgccaacttagaggcaagaataaggacagtcacggtggaatatatctcggaattaagtagtaaagttaatgaaaggatagaaggtattctgcagaaggtagatgcatgtgagagcacagtaagtaacgtgcacaaagacattaaggtacaaatcgaaagttgccaggcagttacaacagaagtttcaaaaaagtccactgaggtcggagctaaagtaaacaagcttgcagacaatgtcgtcactctgcaaggccaggtcaatgacctgacacaggcgctatccgaaataaacattgaaaagagggtgaatgatgctgcagggaac aacctGTATAATCTGAAATGA